Proteins co-encoded in one Natronorubrum daqingense genomic window:
- a CDS encoding DUF5794 domain-containing protein, translated as MSTSRHPVALRLEGFVGGDTRLLALVMMLPLIDGVFPALILAGALDDPLGAVQVGLLIFGGSATVAVILAEMTGGPREQAMIVMLVGIPLIVLAAIQAALAPAIGSVIDIVIFERFAALVIVAIAAKTASATIGDYLPNPMVIIGLGLVASIDPNGAAFTVMDDPALVANATLAAIVGVAFALAIALSGPYLRECMDIDRFRFGSAVALGLLPLSMLGMAFGQAPLAALIVAGVFAIDLPLDSSDDANDADDGDSPTSSLGALTDGGDSDAEFDLETEANEDDGDSDPGPYPGDDSTDTDGRAPWL; from the coding sequence ATGAGTACCTCACGGCATCCGGTCGCCCTTCGTCTCGAGGGATTCGTCGGTGGTGACACCCGCTTATTAGCACTCGTCATGATGCTCCCGCTCATCGACGGGGTCTTTCCGGCGTTGATTCTCGCGGGCGCACTCGACGATCCCCTAGGTGCCGTCCAAGTCGGTCTGTTGATCTTCGGCGGGAGCGCAACGGTCGCCGTCATTCTCGCCGAGATGACCGGCGGACCCCGCGAGCAAGCGATGATCGTCATGCTGGTGGGCATCCCACTCATCGTGCTCGCGGCGATACAGGCGGCTCTCGCGCCGGCGATCGGGAGCGTCATCGACATCGTCATTTTCGAACGATTCGCCGCACTCGTCATCGTCGCCATCGCGGCCAAGACGGCGAGCGCGACGATCGGTGACTACCTCCCGAATCCGATGGTCATCATCGGCCTCGGACTCGTCGCCAGTATCGATCCGAACGGAGCCGCGTTCACCGTCATGGACGACCCCGCACTCGTCGCGAACGCCACCCTCGCTGCGATCGTCGGCGTCGCGTTCGCACTCGCCATCGCCCTCAGCGGCCCGTACCTGCGCGAGTGTATGGACATCGATCGCTTCCGCTTCGGTAGCGCCGTCGCACTCGGCTTGCTCCCCCTCTCGATGCTCGGCATGGCCTTCGGACAGGCCCCACTGGCCGCCCTCATCGTCGCGGGCGTATTCGCCATCGACCTCCCACTCGACTCGAGCGACGACGCGAACGATGCCGACGACGGTGATTCACCGACCTCGAGTCTGGGTGCGCTCACCGACGGCGGCGACTCGGATGCGGAGTTCGATCTCGAGACGGAAGCGAACGAGGACGACGGTGACTCGGACCCCGGCCCCTACCCCGGAGACGACTCGACCGACACCGACGGTCGCGCCCCGTGGCTCTAA
- a CDS encoding PAS domain-containing sensor histidine kinase produces the protein MSERAEGSEKEFWEGMDDTEALERYRTLIDTIDSGVYRLDDDGHLVSVNDAIVDIIGYTREELLDEHVSVLFGDDSVAIEREIDHLRANAAGQSDVLELTMETVEGEQIRCEVRVSVLDSGDTEDGALGIVREIGEREQTETEATEATFRRLFENVPGNYLIVQPEDYEIVAVSDAYLNATMTERAEIMGKTLFEIFPNNPDDPAEGAGNLRESLERVAETGEADTMPVTHYPIPDRASDSNEFEERWWNPINSPVFDTTGELDYIVHSVEDITPIVQELQTDREQELLQDPEAADSQLASDIVLRGQELLQEAKREAYEQLRESEERFRALVTTTSDVVFSTNADWSEMHNLEGADFLADTDEQGPSWIEKYVPSEDQSRVQDTIDEAIRTKSSFELEHRVVREDGTVAWIVSRATPLLDEDGELTRWLGAANDVTERVERERYLEDTKERLEAAAEAGAVGTWEWHIPDDQMVTSASFAKKYGIDPDAGTEGVSLDQFISAIHDDDRKRVKRSIEDAIESGEEYEEEYRVWDDDDELRWVVARGQIEYDDDGTPVSFPGALADITERKRFERRLEASNERLEQFAYAASHDLQEPLRMVTSYLQLIEHRYADELDEDGAEFIDFAVDGADRMHDMIEGLLEYSRVERRGDPFEPIDLDAVLADVRRDLEMKIEESDAEITAESLPRVEGDPGQLRQVFQNLLSNAIKYSGDDPPQVDVSAVRNGSEVIVSVTDEGIGIDPDDRERVFDVFQSLHAQDEHSGTGIGLALCKRIVERHGVRASEANSSSAGSRSESAGGDIWIESELGEGTTVSFTLPATGDDET, from the coding sequence ATGAGCGAACGGGCCGAGGGTTCTGAAAAGGAGTTCTGGGAAGGGATGGACGACACTGAGGCCCTCGAGCGCTATCGTACCCTCATCGATACGATCGATTCGGGGGTCTATCGACTCGACGACGACGGCCACCTCGTCTCGGTCAACGACGCCATCGTCGATATCATCGGGTACACGCGTGAGGAACTGCTCGACGAGCATGTGTCCGTGCTCTTCGGTGACGACAGTGTGGCGATTGAACGCGAGATCGACCATCTCCGAGCGAACGCCGCCGGCCAAAGCGATGTACTCGAGCTCACCATGGAGACCGTCGAGGGGGAACAAATTCGCTGCGAAGTTCGGGTGAGCGTACTCGATTCGGGCGATACCGAGGACGGAGCACTCGGAATCGTTCGCGAAATTGGCGAACGTGAACAGACGGAAACGGAAGCCACCGAAGCGACCTTTCGTCGACTGTTCGAGAACGTGCCCGGCAACTATCTCATCGTCCAGCCCGAGGACTACGAAATCGTGGCCGTGAGTGATGCGTATCTGAACGCGACGATGACCGAGCGGGCGGAGATTATGGGGAAGACGTTGTTCGAAATCTTTCCGAACAATCCCGACGATCCGGCCGAGGGTGCCGGAAACCTGCGCGAGTCCCTCGAGAGAGTAGCGGAGACCGGGGAAGCGGACACCATGCCGGTGACACACTATCCGATTCCTGATCGCGCGTCCGACAGCAACGAGTTCGAGGAGCGCTGGTGGAATCCGATCAATTCGCCGGTGTTCGACACGACTGGCGAACTCGACTACATCGTCCACAGCGTCGAGGATATCACTCCGATCGTTCAGGAACTCCAGACAGACCGCGAGCAGGAGCTGCTACAGGATCCAGAGGCAGCGGATTCACAGCTCGCATCGGACATCGTACTGCGCGGACAGGAGTTGCTACAAGAGGCGAAACGAGAAGCGTACGAACAGCTACGCGAGAGCGAAGAACGATTTCGCGCGTTGGTCACCACCACGTCGGACGTGGTGTTCAGTACGAACGCGGACTGGAGTGAGATGCACAATTTAGAGGGGGCGGATTTCCTCGCTGACACAGACGAGCAAGGACCATCGTGGATCGAAAAATACGTTCCGTCTGAAGATCAGTCGCGGGTTCAGGACACCATCGACGAAGCCATTCGAACGAAAAGCAGTTTCGAGCTGGAACACCGAGTCGTTCGTGAAGACGGCACAGTAGCCTGGATCGTCTCGCGTGCCACACCACTCCTGGACGAGGATGGCGAACTCACTCGATGGTTGGGGGCGGCGAACGACGTCACCGAACGGGTCGAACGCGAGCGCTATCTCGAGGATACAAAAGAGCGACTGGAGGCGGCGGCCGAAGCCGGCGCTGTCGGGACGTGGGAGTGGCATATTCCCGACGATCAGATGGTCACCAGCGCTTCCTTCGCCAAGAAGTACGGGATCGATCCCGACGCGGGTACCGAGGGCGTCTCGCTCGACCAGTTCATCTCGGCCATCCACGACGACGATCGCAAGCGGGTCAAACGGAGTATCGAGGACGCCATCGAATCGGGGGAGGAGTACGAAGAAGAGTACCGCGTGTGGGACGACGACGACGAACTCCGCTGGGTCGTTGCGCGCGGTCAGATCGAATACGACGATGACGGTACGCCGGTGTCGTTCCCCGGCGCACTGGCCGATATCACCGAACGCAAGCGCTTCGAGCGGCGACTCGAGGCATCCAACGAGCGTCTCGAACAGTTCGCCTACGCAGCCTCACACGACTTACAAGAGCCCCTTCGGATGGTCACGAGCTATCTCCAGTTGATCGAGCACCGCTACGCGGACGAGCTCGACGAGGACGGTGCGGAGTTCATCGACTTCGCCGTCGACGGTGCCGACCGGATGCACGACATGATCGAAGGATTGCTCGAGTATTCGCGGGTCGAACGGCGCGGCGATCCCTTCGAGCCGATCGATCTGGACGCCGTTCTCGCGGATGTTCGCCGGGACCTCGAGATGAAAATCGAAGAAAGCGATGCCGAAATCACGGCCGAGTCGCTACCTCGTGTCGAGGGTGACCCAGGGCAGTTACGCCAGGTGTTCCAGAACTTGCTTTCGAACGCAATCAAGTACAGCGGCGACGACCCGCCACAGGTAGATGTTTCGGCCGTGCGGAACGGTTCCGAGGTAATCGTCTCGGTCACCGACGAGGGGATCGGTATTGACCCGGACGACAGAGAGCGTGTCTTCGACGTATTCCAGAGCCTGCATGCGCAGGACGAGCACTCGGGAACGGGGATCGGCCTCGCGCTCTGTAAGCGCATCGTCGAGCGCCACGGCGTTCGAGCGAGCGAAGCGAACTCGAGCTCGGCAGGCTCGCGAAGCGAGTCTGCCGGCGGCGACATCTGGATCGAGTCTGAATTGGGTGAGGGCACGACCGTCTCGTTTACGCTCCCTGCGACAGGCGATGACGAGACGTAA
- a CDS encoding SPW repeat protein, with protein MSDTRETTSQSAIPVRTAGVAAGLGAWILWSGVVLTGMGTIIVLNFLAGAAIAAFAAYTAAWPDGGSLPPVVAPIFVALLGLVVLAAPFLFEGTTDRLLWSNVISGLLVALLAVGSVYGSWQLSHSSASET; from the coding sequence ATGAGCGACACGCGTGAAACGACGAGTCAGTCGGCGATTCCGGTTCGCACGGCTGGAGTCGCTGCTGGCCTCGGTGCCTGGATTCTCTGGTCCGGCGTGGTTCTAACTGGCATGGGCACGATTATCGTCCTCAACTTTCTCGCCGGAGCGGCAATCGCGGCGTTCGCTGCGTACACCGCAGCGTGGCCGGACGGTGGATCGCTGCCCCCAGTTGTTGCCCCAATTTTCGTCGCACTGCTGGGGCTCGTCGTCCTCGCCGCACCGTTTCTCTTCGAGGGAACCACCGACCGACTCCTCTGGAGCAACGTAATCTCCGGGTTGCTCGTGGCGCTTTTGGCCGTCGGCAGCGTCTACGGTAGCTGGCAATTGTCCCACTCGAGCGCCAGTGAGACGTAA
- a CDS encoding response regulator, giving the protein MDSREPNMDGVVDILLVEPNPGDTRLFSENFKDAKLLNTVHSVSNGELALEFVHQRNEYEDAPRPDIILLEPQLPGTSGMDVLAELKADHSLADIPVVILTSSDMGEAIVKRHDLEADCYIRKPVAPEEFVEFIRSLEEFWFAIVKNPAEE; this is encoded by the coding sequence ATGGATTCCCGGGAACCGAACATGGATGGGGTGGTCGACATCTTACTCGTCGAACCAAACCCCGGCGACACGCGACTGTTTAGCGAGAATTTCAAAGACGCAAAGCTTCTCAACACTGTTCACTCCGTCTCGAACGGTGAACTAGCACTCGAGTTCGTCCACCAGCGAAACGAGTACGAAGACGCCCCGCGACCTGATATCATCCTCCTCGAGCCACAACTTCCCGGAACGAGCGGAATGGACGTTCTCGCCGAATTGAAAGCCGACCACTCCCTCGCCGACATTCCCGTCGTCATCCTCACGAGTTCGGATATGGGCGAGGCGATCGTCAAACGCCACGACCTCGAGGCCGACTGCTACATTCGTAAACCGGTCGCCCCCGAAGAGTTCGTCGAGTTCATCCGGTCGCTCGAGGAATTCTGGTTCGCGATCGTCAAGAACCCGGCCGAGGAGTGA
- a CDS encoding helix-turn-helix domain-containing protein, with protein sequence MTTVVELEIPADRLGAAQTFDRVPTFECQIGGMIGDSPPLVWVSGPNRRRVRDALEADPSLTVIASLTGSNQHTETSDGLEEREQWLFRLEFGDELKVFEQIVAENAGAILTACGQNGTWSVKLLFHDRGALSECYALFEQYEYAVEVTRLTGIDDFESARTPLTQTQYETICTAYDLGYFDIPREITLKELASELDVSHQALSERLRRCHAALVSAELTDGMQPTPIDP encoded by the coding sequence ATGACGACAGTCGTCGAACTCGAGATACCTGCGGATCGACTCGGAGCGGCCCAAACGTTCGATCGAGTGCCGACGTTCGAGTGTCAGATCGGCGGGATGATCGGCGATTCACCGCCCCTCGTCTGGGTGTCGGGGCCGAACCGTCGCCGCGTTCGGGACGCACTGGAGGCGGATCCGTCGCTCACGGTCATCGCGAGTTTGACGGGGAGTAACCAACACACCGAGACGAGCGACGGACTCGAGGAGCGCGAGCAGTGGCTGTTCAGACTCGAGTTCGGTGATGAACTGAAGGTATTCGAGCAAATCGTCGCAGAGAACGCGGGTGCGATTTTGACGGCCTGTGGTCAAAACGGGACGTGGTCCGTGAAACTCCTCTTTCACGACCGCGGTGCGCTGTCGGAGTGTTATGCACTGTTCGAACAGTACGAGTACGCCGTCGAGGTGACTCGACTGACCGGTATCGACGATTTCGAAAGTGCACGAACGCCGTTGACCCAAACGCAGTACGAAACGATCTGTACGGCGTACGATCTCGGCTATTTCGACATTCCACGAGAGATTACGCTCAAAGAACTGGCGAGCGAACTCGACGTCTCTCATCAGGCACTTTCCGAACGGCTCCGGCGCTGTCACGCGGCGTTAGTGAGCGCCGAGTTGACCGACGGAATGCAACCGACACCGATCGACCCCTGA
- a CDS encoding catalase → MTSDDHTHDRTEEHSGETPSEQSTNAERVDDEPELDSSDTQETPQPRADGAGEDGGGGQPGTSDAHEGELDEASKDEQLEEVRENPSGEELTTDHGVKVSDTDNSLKASERGPTLMEDFHFREKMTQFDHESIPERVVHARGTGAHGYFQPYEDPDLGEYDDIADVTKAKVLTNPDQKTPVFVRFSTVVGSRGSSDTVRDVRGFATKFYTEDGNWDLVGNNMPPFFIQDAMEFPDLVHAIKPEPDNAIPQASAAHDTFWDFASLKPEITHMVMWVLSGRALPRAYRMMQGFGVHTFRLINDDGESVFVKFHWTPKLGTHQLVWDETTKLWGKDSDFNRKGLYDVIEEGYDPEWELGVQLFDEEQAEEFDFDVLDPTKIVPETEVPVRPIGKLVLNETPDNFFAETEQVAFHPGNVVPGIDFSNDPLLQGRLFSYQDTQLNRFGSANWDEIPINRPLAERHNNQRAGFMRQEINEGKASYKPNSIGDDDPQEVPEEEGGYEHYNEKIDGKKIRNRSESFQEHFDQARLFWNSMSEPEKQNIVDAAHFELGKVDRMEIRERMVYDLFNNVDHEFATRVAEGIGVEPPDSPGDEMPDHDREDPSLSMENRTPDTIETRKIAILLDDGFEDDHVSELESALEDEGARVKIISKYLGEKSGANGETVEADQHHVAAASVSFDAVVIPGGSESVDTLTQQGDPKHFVAEAFKHYKPIAALGAGTELLEEVELPDIDIAGDGDGTVTSEGVVTSRDGNDLDAFAEAFVDAIAQHRHWGRSPEEVPA, encoded by the coding sequence ATGACTTCCGACGACCATACCCACGACCGAACGGAGGAGCATTCTGGTGAGACGCCATCCGAGCAATCGACCAACGCAGAACGCGTCGACGACGAACCCGAACTCGACTCGAGCGACACCCAAGAGACGCCACAGCCTCGAGCAGACGGTGCAGGCGAAGACGGAGGTGGGGGACAACCCGGGACGAGCGACGCTCACGAGGGAGAACTCGACGAGGCGAGCAAAGACGAGCAACTCGAGGAGGTGAGAGAGAATCCGTCGGGAGAGGAGTTGACGACGGACCACGGCGTCAAGGTCAGTGACACGGACAACTCGCTGAAGGCGAGCGAGCGGGGCCCGACGCTGATGGAGGACTTCCACTTCCGGGAGAAGATGACCCAGTTCGACCACGAATCGATCCCGGAGCGGGTGGTTCACGCTCGCGGGACGGGTGCTCACGGGTACTTCCAGCCCTACGAGGATCCAGACCTCGGCGAGTACGACGATATCGCGGATGTGACGAAGGCGAAGGTGCTGACCAACCCCGACCAGAAGACGCCGGTCTTCGTCCGGTTTTCGACCGTCGTCGGCTCGAGAGGCTCGTCCGATACCGTCCGGGACGTTCGGGGGTTCGCGACGAAGTTCTACACCGAGGACGGTAACTGGGACCTCGTGGGGAACAACATGCCGCCCTTTTTCATCCAGGATGCGATGGAGTTCCCCGACCTGGTTCACGCCATCAAACCCGAGCCCGACAACGCGATTCCGCAGGCGTCGGCGGCCCACGACACGTTCTGGGATTTCGCCTCCTTGAAACCCGAGATCACACATATGGTCATGTGGGTGCTCTCGGGGCGGGCGCTGCCGCGAGCGTATCGGATGATGCAGGGCTTTGGCGTCCACACCTTCCGGCTGATCAACGACGACGGCGAGTCGGTGTTCGTCAAGTTCCACTGGACGCCGAAACTCGGCACTCACCAGCTCGTCTGGGACGAGACGACGAAGCTCTGGGGCAAGGACTCGGATTTCAATCGGAAGGGACTCTACGACGTCATCGAGGAGGGGTACGACCCCGAGTGGGAACTCGGCGTCCAGCTCTTCGACGAAGAGCAAGCCGAGGAGTTCGACTTCGACGTCCTCGATCCGACCAAGATCGTTCCCGAGACGGAAGTTCCGGTCCGACCGATCGGGAAATTAGTGCTCAACGAAACGCCCGATAACTTCTTCGCCGAGACCGAACAGGTCGCGTTCCACCCCGGCAACGTCGTCCCCGGGATCGACTTCTCGAACGATCCGCTCCTCCAGGGGCGGCTGTTCTCCTATCAGGACACCCAGCTCAACCGCTTCGGCAGCGCAAATTGGGACGAAATTCCGATCAATCGGCCACTCGCCGAGCGCCACAACAACCAGCGCGCCGGCTTCATGCGCCAGGAGATCAACGAGGGGAAAGCGTCCTACAAGCCGAACTCGATCGGCGACGACGATCCACAGGAGGTCCCCGAAGAAGAAGGCGGCTACGAACACTACAACGAAAAAATCGACGGGAAGAAGATCCGCAACCGCAGCGAGAGCTTCCAGGAGCACTTCGATCAGGCCCGACTGTTCTGGAACAGCATGAGCGAGCCCGAGAAACAGAACATCGTCGACGCCGCTCACTTCGAACTCGGGAAGGTTGACCGCATGGAGATCCGCGAGCGGATGGTTTACGACCTGTTCAACAACGTCGACCACGAGTTCGCGACGCGCGTCGCCGAGGGAATCGGCGTCGAGCCACCGGACTCGCCGGGCGACGAAATGCCCGACCACGACAGAGAGGATCCGTCGCTGAGTATGGAAAACCGGACGCCGGACACGATCGAGACGCGCAAGATCGCCATCCTCCTCGACGACGGATTCGAAGACGATCACGTGAGCGAACTCGAGTCCGCCCTCGAAGACGAGGGTGCACGAGTCAAGATCATCTCGAAGTACCTCGGCGAGAAGTCCGGGGCGAACGGCGAGACGGTCGAGGCCGATCAACATCACGTCGCGGCGGCTTCGGTTTCCTTCGACGCGGTTGTCATCCCTGGCGGCAGCGAGAGCGTCGACACGCTAACCCAGCAGGGCGACCCGAAACACTTCGTCGCCGAGGCGTTCAAGCACTACAAACCGATCGCCGCGCTCGGTGCGGGCACCGAGTTACTCGAGGAAGTCGAGTTGCCGGATATCGACATTGCGGGCGACGGTGATGGCACCGTCACGTCCGAGGGCGTCGTGACGAGTCGCGACGGCAACGATCTCGACGCCTTCGCCGAGGCCTTCGTCGATGCGATTGCCCAGCATCGCCACTGGGGGCGGAGTCCGGAGGAGGTCCCGGCGTAA